CAGGTGTCATCCTTTAACAAACTCTTATTTAAAGCTTTTCTTAAGGTATCAGGAGTTAAGTTTCTGGTAAGGCCTCCGTTCAGAGCAAAAGAAATCTTTCCTGATTCCTCCGAAACCACAACCGCAATACTGTCGGATATTTCTGTAATGCCTAACGCAGCCCTATGCCTTGTACCTAATTCTTTACTCAGATTTGGATTATCTGTGAGTGGCAAAAAGCAGGCTGCGGCTATTATCCTGTTGCCTCTGATTATAACCGCTCCATCATGTAATGGCGTGTTTGGAGTAAAAATATTAATTAGCAGTTCACTAGAAATGTTGGAATCAATTTGCGTTCCTGTATTTATAATATCACCGATTTTAGTGTTTCTCTCTATAACAATCAGAGCACCTGTATATGTCTTTGACAGCTCAACACAGGCTTTGACTATTTCCTCTATAATTGCTGTCTTCTGCACTCTTATATTTTCCATGTCAATATTAAAGAAATCTTTAAAACTAAAAAAGTCCCTCAAACTCCTTCTCCCTATCTGTTCAAGTCCTCTTCTTAACTCAGGCTGGAATAGAACAACCAAAGCTATGGCCACATATTGTATTGTTTTGTCCAGTATAAAGGCTATTGTTTTCAAACCCAGCCTCCTGCTTATTTCAGCTGCCGCAAGAATGAACAATATGCCCTTTATAAGCTGCCAGGCTCTTGTTTCTTTTACAAGAACAACTATTTTATAAATAACATAGGAAACAATTCCTACATCAATTATGACTTGAAGCACCGAGATGGGACCAGTATAACCTATGTAACCGGCAAAGTTCTGTATTAAATCATTAAAATTTATATTATTTATAATGTCCAAAAAGCCTCACGCCCTTAAAAACAAGTTCTATTTAAGAAAGGAATAGCTCATAATAGAATTATACTTTTTTATAATGAGTATGTAAAATATTTTTGTAGTTTGTTAACAATATAATAATATTTATGTAACAATTTAATCAGTGGAAATATCTACAGGAATTGAAATATCTAAATTCATAATAAAGGACGGTTTTTACACCGTCCAGTATGAAAATTTGGTGCGGATAAAGGGACTTGAACCCATACGGCTGCTCACCACTGGATCCTAAATCCAGCGCGTCTGCCAATTCCGCCATATCCGCATGCAGACAAATAAATTATAGTTATCTTTGATCAGTTTGTCAAGCTGATTTTGGGTTTCCTCAATCGCTTTCAAAAATGATTTATATGATGATTTCTATAAAAATAAAATCTTTTTATAATAAAAATGTTTTATATAGAAATATCAAGGAAAATATTATATAGTATTCGTATAATGTAAGAAGGAGTAAACCTTTATGATTTATATATTTCCATTCTTCTTCCTTCTATTAATTTTATTGGTCTATAGCTATCTTGAAGCAGGTTTTCTAGAAGTCAAGGGAGTTCGAATTTGTGAAAATAACGAGTGTCTTAAAATAGTGCAGCTATCAGATATACACTTTGGAAGGCTCAGAGTCAAAAAAGAAAAAATAAAACGTGAAATTGAAAAAGTTCAGCCGGATATTATACTTATTACTGGTGATTGCATTGAAGATCCAAAGGATGTAAATGGTTTTCTGGATTTTATAAACTATGTCAAAGGGAATTATATGACTTGTCTTTGCTTCGGAAATCACGATTATGGTGCTTTCATTAATGACAACAAGGCATTGAATGATTTTGTAAAAAACCTTAATGATATTGGTATTAAAGTACTTCAGGATGAATATATCCAGTATATCAAAAATAATAAAATATATAATATTATCGGATTCAAAGATATCAGCACCGGAAGTACTCACTTGGTTAGTGCTTTATACAATAAAGAAGACAATGTTTTCATGAATATTGGTTTTGCTCACAACCCGGATATTATTTTCCGGTTGCCAAGAAAGAGCCTTGATTATCTGTTATGTGGTCATTTTCACGGAGGCCAGATTTGGGCACCTTTTAACTTTGAGTTTAGAATTTTCAGAAAAGAAAAATTATGCAAAATGGGAATAAAACGTGGACTTCACAAAGTGAGAGGGATAAATCTATATATCAGCCGGGGCATCGGGAATGTAATTATTCCTTTAAGATTTTTATCTCCTCCTGAAATTACAGTTTTTTACCTGCCCTAATCTAAAATACCCTACTAAATTAGCAAAATAACGCATTACGGCCGGAATATAAATAATTGTGTATAACCCCGGCCGATTATCTAAACTTAATACCCAGGTTTACCCAAGAGCTTAAACATATTTTTCTTATAAGCTTCAACTCCAGGTTGGTTAAAAGGATTGACTCCCAATAAATATCCACTTATCCCGCAGGCTTTTTCAAAGAAATATACTAATTGCCCAAAGTAATATTCGTTCAATTCGGGTACTGAAATTACAAGATTTGGTACTCCCCCATCCACATGAGCCATTATAGTCCCTTTCATTGCCATTTTATTTATATAGTCTAAATCTTTACCTGCAAGATAATTAAGACCATCCAGGTCCTCTTTTAGTTCTTTTATTATAAGGTTTTTTGCCGGTTTTTCCACATTAAGGACTGTTTCAAAAATATTTCTCAAACCATCCTGTATATATTGGCCCAATGAATGAAGATCTGTTGTAAAATCAACTCCTGCAGGGAATATTCCTTTCTGGTCCTTTCCTTCACTTTCACCAAACAACTGTTTCCACCATTCAGTAAAATAGTGAAGGGATGGTTCATAGTTAACAATTATCTCCATGGTCTTATTTTTTCTATACAAAGCGTTTCGAACGGCTGCGTATTGATAACAATAATTATCTTCCAGTTTTGGATTACTATATAACTCATATGCTTTTAAAGCACCATCCATCATATTTTGTATATCGAGCCCGCATACAGCTATTGGCAGAAGTCCTACTGCCGTCAAAACAGAATATCTTCCTCCAATGTCATCTGGAATTACAAAACTATCATATCCTTCATCATCAGCAAGCTTTTTTAAGGCTCCCCTCTCTTTATCTGTGGTTGCATATATTCTTTTTTTAGCCCCTTCCTTTCCATACTTTTTTTCCATGTATTCCTTAAAAATCCTGAAAGCAATGGCAGATTCAGTAGTAGTTCCTGATTTGGAAATAACATTTATGGAAATATCCTTGCCTTCAAGAATTTCAAACAGATGGGTTAAATATACAGGACTTATATCCTTTCCTGCAAAATATATCTCTGGGTTACCTTTATTTAATTTTTTATCTGCCCGGCTTAAGATATTATGAAATGAGTGAGACAGTGCTTCTATTGCAGCCCTGGCTCCAAGATAAGATCCTCCTATTCCTATAACTACCAATGCATCTGAATCTGATCTTATCTTTTCTGCAGCCTTTAATATTCTTTCAAACTCGTCTCTCGAGTAATTTAAGGGTAGATCTACCCAGCCGAGATATTCTTTCCCTGCGCCGGTTTTATGATGTATCATATGATGGGCGGCATTTATGAAACATTCAAGATTATCTATTTCTTCTTGACTTATAAAATTTGTAGCATTGGAATAATCAAATTTAATTTTATCTATTTCACTCATAAATAAACCAGGTCCTCCAAAAATTTAATGATATTATTAAAAATAATATTAGATATATTAATCAAAAATATAATTTTATTTTTCAAACAAGCATTAATTTTTCATATCAGAATGATTGCACAGGTTAATTCAGGTTTTTATCTCCTCACTATCCTGGCAATCTTGAAACTGATTCAAATATAATTCGTAATATTTTCCCTTCTTCTGAAGAAGTTCAGAATGCCTTCCCTCTTCAATTATTCTTCCATCATCTATAACCAATATTTTATCAGCATGCTCAATTGTTGAAAGCCTGTGTGCAATAACTATTGATGTTCTTCCTTCAAAAAGAGTTTTTAATGCATCCTGTATGTGTTTTTCAGTTTCAGTATCTACGCTTGAGGTAGCTTCATCAAGGATTAATATCCTGGGTTTTGCAATTAAAGCCCTTGCAAAAGCAAGAAGCTGCCGTTGACCGGAGGATAATTTTGCTCCCCTTTCCTCAATTTCTGTATAATATCCATCCTTAAATCTTTCCACAAAAAGGTCTACCCTTGTTGCCCTGGCTGCTTCCATTACTTCTTCTTCAGTTGCATCCAATTTTCCGTATTTAATATTTTCCATTATTGTACCTGAGAAGAGGAAAGAATCCTGAAGCACCAAACCCATTTGCTTTCTCAGTGAAGCAATCTTAATGTCCTTTATGTCATAACCATCAATAAGTATCCTGCCCTCTATAGGGTCATAAAATCTCATTAATAAATTGATTATTGAGGTTTTACCGGCACCTGTAGGACCTACAAGTGCAACCATTTCCCCTGGTTTGACACTAAAGGATATATTATTTAACACCATTTTTTCATCAGGATTATATCCAAAAGATACATTATCGAATACAATACTTCCCTCTATCTCCTGTAATTCAAAGGCACCTGTTTTATCAACAATTTTGGGTTTAGTATCTAAAATGCCAAAAATCCTCTCTGAAGATGCCATGGCGCTTAATACCTGGCTATATACTTTACTAATTGCACTCAGGGGCGCCCAGAATCTCCATAGGTAGTTAATAAAGGCAACAACTGTTCCTATTGATTGCTCACCGTTTATAACCTGTCTTGCGCCGTACCATATTACAAAACATGAACCCAGAAGCCCAGCCATTTCTACCGTAGGCCATATAAACATTTCAATAATTATAGCTCTTACATTGGCCTTATAATTATCTCTATTAATTTGCTCAAACTTCTTTATATTGTGTTTTTCCCTTGAAAATGCCTGGATTACTTTTATTCCTTGTAAGGTTTCATTTAAATTAGCGTTTATTGCTGCAACAGTTCTCCTTGTTTTTGTCCAGGCCCTTTCACTGGTTGGCTTTATCTTTACAAGTACAAATATCAGAATGGGTAGAACTGAAACAGCCATAAGGGAAAGCTTAAAATTTAGTGAGAAAATAATAATTAGAATACCTATGACTGCAATACTTTCACTTATCAAGGTAGCCAGGCCTCCGCTAACAAGGTCGCTTATTGCCTGGACATCATTAGTTATCCTGGACATTATTTTCCCTACAGGTCTTCCGTCAAAGAACTCAAAAGACAGGGTTTGTATATGTTCAAACAGTTCTTTTCTTATATTATATATCATTCCCTGTGTGGTCGAATTAATAAGTTTGATTCTGATACGTTGAGAAACAAAACTAACCAGGTAAAGCCCCAGCAATGTAAAACCGGTTTTCATTATTACCGAAAAATTACCTTTCTCCATGCCGTTATCTATGGCAGTTTTAATAAAAAGTGGTTCAAGAAGACCTGCCGCAAGGCTTGTAATCAGTAAAAAAGTAATCAGAATTAATTCTTTTTTATAAGGACTGATATATTTAAATGTTCTTATTAAAAGTTTTAAATTAAATGGTTGTTCTTTTATTTCCTCATCAATATCATATATATTTGACATTACTGAATGCTTTCCTTTCTTCTGTTGTCTCTGTTTCTGCGTTTATGCTTTTTTATATCAGTACTCAATTAGCAAACAAATCCTGGTCTTTAAACTGGAGATGATAAATTGTAGAATAATACCCATTAGTCTTAATTAATTCTTCATGAGTACCTGTATCTACAATTTCTCCCTTATCCATAACCACAATTCTATCAACATTTTTTATAGTAGAAAGACGTTGTGCTATGATAATTGAAGTTCTTCCCTTCATTATCTCGTTTAATGAAGCCTGTATTTCTCTTTCTGTAGTAGTATCAACGCTGGAAGTGGCTTCATCAAAAAGCAGGATATCTGGGTCTCTAAGAATAGCTCTTGCTATAGATATTCTTTGCTTCTGGCCTCCGGAAAGGCCTATTCCTCTTTCGCCCACTCTAGTCTGATATCCCCGGGGCAAAGTTTTTATAAAGTTATGTATTTTGGATATTTTTGCGGCTTTCTCAATTTCATCCTGGGTCGCGTCAGGCTTACCATAGGCGATGTTTTCACGAATAGTATCAGAAAAAAGGAAGGGCTCCTGCATTACAATTCCTATATGGGAACGTAAATTTTCCAGTTTAATATTTTTTATATCAATCCCATTTATCTTTATACTTCCCTGAGAAGGGTCAAAGAAACGGGGAATAAGTCCAAGCAATGTACTCTTGCCTGAACCTGTTCCGCCAACTACTGCCACTCTTTCACCCGGTTTTATAGTTAAATTTATATTTTTCAGCGCAAGCTGCCCATCTGGGAAATAATAGCCTACATTATCAAATACAATACATCCCTTTGCATTGGTTAGTTCAACAGATTCCGGTAGATCCAAGACTTCCGGTTCTGCATCAAGTATCTCAAATATCCTTGGGGCTGCCGCAATTGCCTGCTGCATAACGTTTACCAGCCAGCCAGAAAATCTTATAGGCCAGACAAGTCCATAAACAAACCACTGCAAAGCTGTAAAAGTTCCCACTGAAATATGTCCTTTAATTACATAGTAACCTCCTGCGCAAATTAGAAGCAGGGATATGGATCCTCCAAGAAAATCCATAACAGGGAAAAATTCTGATTCCAGTTTAGCTCTGCTAAGGTTTTCCTTGAGGTTTCTTTTATTACTTTCGTTGAATTTGCCTTTTTCATACTCTTCTCTGGAAAACGCTTTTACAACCCTTATTCCGGAAATGTTCTCCTGAATTACAGTTGTAAGCTTACCCATTTCTTCCCTTATTCTTTCCCAGGCAGGATGCACTTTTTTACCAAATAATAACAGCAAAATTATAAGAAAAGGCACGGGCATTATTACAAACAGCGCAAGCCTCCAGCTTACCCATATATACAATCCGACAGTTACGGAAAAATTAAACAGGCAGAAGAAAAGGTTAATAAATCCGAACCCCAAAAATTCCCTTACACTTTCAATATCACCTGTCATCCTTGCCATTATCTGGCCGGTCTGATGTTTGTCAAAGAAGCTTGAAGAAAGCTTCTGGATATGCTCATAAAGATTGTTTCTTAAGTCATAGGCTATTTTTTGTCCTGTTCTTTCAATTAAAAATCCCTGAAGATATGCAAAAACTGACCTGACAATGGTCAGTCCTGCAATAATTAAGATATACCTCACGACAGTTTCCATATCTTTGGTATATATGCCTTTATCAATTGTATCTCTAAGTATAAAAGGTATTATGTAATCTATACTGGTATACAATATAATCATGAGCAATGCCAGAATTGACAAGAATTTGTAAGGCAATAGCATTTTTAATAGTCTTTTTAAAACCGTCACGCTGTTCCTCCGGTTATTCTTTCTATATTCTATCCCAGTTAATACCACTATTATTACTTAATGTATATCATCTATTAATAACATTCATTTTTATTGCTTTAATGTCATTGGTTTTTATTTTTGTTCATAATTTTGTATTGTTTCATAGATAGCCATAAGATTTTTATTTTTTACTCTTAATGGCAGTGCACATTCAGGTGATACAATTTTTATTCCGTTTTCCAATATATATTCAACCTGTTTCTTAACGTCATCTACGCTTCCGTTTAATAATATATCCGGATTATTTACGCATCCTGTAAGTCTCATAGTCCCTGCAGCTTTCATAGCTTCCTGTATATCATTTTTTGAATCAAAATGGAATAATGAAAATCCTGCTTCAGCAAAAAATGGAATTCTGTCTATAGTATAACCACAGCAGTGCAATATCATTTTATTCTTGCCAAAGTATTCATTAATTTCTTTATGTACAGGCAATAGATATTCTTTATAGGTTTTTGCACTGACCAGATCAGCTGTAGCATGATCAGCTATAGTGACCACATCGGCACCTGCTTCAAACTGAGCCTGGGCAAACTTTATACTGATTTCCTTAAACAAATTAAGGAACTCTCTTACGGTATCAGGCTCTGTTATAGTTTCTATCAGGAAATCTTCAAGTCCGTGGAGATGATATGATAGTGTCCACGGCCCCATAACTTTTCCTATTATTAAAGCATCTTTTCCCATTTTATTTCTTAATTTTTTTATTGCATCCAAT
The nucleotide sequence above comes from Clostridiaceae bacterium. Encoded proteins:
- a CDS encoding TIGR00159 family protein, with translation MDIINNINFNDLIQNFAGYIGYTGPISVLQVIIDVGIVSYVIYKIVVLVKETRAWQLIKGILFILAAAEISRRLGLKTIAFILDKTIQYVAIALVVLFQPELRRGLEQIGRRSLRDFFSFKDFFNIDMENIRVQKTAIIEEIVKACVELSKTYTGALIVIERNTKIGDIINTGTQIDSNISSELLINIFTPNTPLHDGAVIIRGNRIIAAACFLPLTDNPNLSKELGTRHRAALGITEISDSIAVVVSEESGKISFALNGGLTRNLTPDTLRKALNKSLLKDDTWNKKLSLWKVRSK
- a CDS encoding metallophosphoesterase, producing MIYIFPFFFLLLILLVYSYLEAGFLEVKGVRICENNECLKIVQLSDIHFGRLRVKKEKIKREIEKVQPDIILITGDCIEDPKDVNGFLDFINYVKGNYMTCLCFGNHDYGAFINDNKALNDFVKNLNDIGIKVLQDEYIQYIKNNKIYNIIGFKDISTGSTHLVSALYNKEDNVFMNIGFAHNPDIIFRLPRKSLDYLLCGHFHGGQIWAPFNFEFRIFRKEKLCKMGIKRGLHKVRGINLYISRGIGNVIIPLRFLSPPEITVFYLP
- a CDS encoding glucose-6-phosphate isomerase, translating into MDKIKFDYSNATNFISQEEIDNLECFINAAHHMIHHKTGAGKEYLGWVDLPLNYSRDEFERILKAAEKIRSDSDALVVIGIGGSYLGARAAIEALSHSFHNILSRADKKLNKGNPEIYFAGKDISPVYLTHLFEILEGKDISINVISKSGTTTESAIAFRIFKEYMEKKYGKEGAKKRIYATTDKERGALKKLADDEGYDSFVIPDDIGGRYSVLTAVGLLPIAVCGLDIQNMMDGALKAYELYSNPKLEDNYCYQYAAVRNALYRKNKTMEIIVNYEPSLHYFTEWWKQLFGESEGKDQKGIFPAGVDFTTDLHSLGQYIQDGLRNIFETVLNVEKPAKNLIIKELKEDLDGLNYLAGKDLDYINKMAMKGTIMAHVDGGVPNLVISVPELNEYYFGQLVYFFEKACGISGYLLGVNPFNQPGVEAYKKNMFKLLGKPGY
- a CDS encoding ABC transporter ATP-binding protein, producing MSNIYDIDEEIKEQPFNLKLLIRTFKYISPYKKELILITFLLITSLAAGLLEPLFIKTAIDNGMEKGNFSVIMKTGFTLLGLYLVSFVSQRIRIKLINSTTQGMIYNIRKELFEHIQTLSFEFFDGRPVGKIMSRITNDVQAISDLVSGGLATLISESIAVIGILIIIFSLNFKLSLMAVSVLPILIFVLVKIKPTSERAWTKTRRTVAAINANLNETLQGIKVIQAFSREKHNIKKFEQINRDNYKANVRAIIIEMFIWPTVEMAGLLGSCFVIWYGARQVINGEQSIGTVVAFINYLWRFWAPLSAISKVYSQVLSAMASSERIFGILDTKPKIVDKTGAFELQEIEGSIVFDNVSFGYNPDEKMVLNNISFSVKPGEMVALVGPTGAGKTSIINLLMRFYDPIEGRILIDGYDIKDIKIASLRKQMGLVLQDSFLFSGTIMENIKYGKLDATEEEVMEAARATRVDLFVERFKDGYYTEIEERGAKLSSGQRQLLAFARALIAKPRILILDEATSSVDTETEKHIQDALKTLFEGRTSIVIAHRLSTIEHADKILVIDDGRIIEEGRHSELLQKKGKYYELYLNQFQDCQDSEEIKT
- a CDS encoding ABC transporter ATP-binding protein, which gives rise to MTVLKRLLKMLLPYKFLSILALLMIILYTSIDYIIPFILRDTIDKGIYTKDMETVVRYILIIAGLTIVRSVFAYLQGFLIERTGQKIAYDLRNNLYEHIQKLSSSFFDKHQTGQIMARMTGDIESVREFLGFGFINLFFCLFNFSVTVGLYIWVSWRLALFVIMPVPFLIILLLLFGKKVHPAWERIREEMGKLTTVIQENISGIRVVKAFSREEYEKGKFNESNKRNLKENLSRAKLESEFFPVMDFLGGSISLLLICAGGYYVIKGHISVGTFTALQWFVYGLVWPIRFSGWLVNVMQQAIAAAPRIFEILDAEPEVLDLPESVELTNAKGCIVFDNVGYYFPDGQLALKNINLTIKPGERVAVVGGTGSGKSTLLGLIPRFFDPSQGSIKINGIDIKNIKLENLRSHIGIVMQEPFLFSDTIRENIAYGKPDATQDEIEKAAKISKIHNFIKTLPRGYQTRVGERGIGLSGGQKQRISIARAILRDPDILLFDEATSSVDTTTEREIQASLNEIMKGRTSIIIAQRLSTIKNVDRIVVMDKGEIVDTGTHEELIKTNGYYSTIYHLQFKDQDLFAN
- a CDS encoding MtaA/CmuA family methyltransferase, whose amino-acid sequence is MIKKSLNYKEQFFAYLNGQEIENSMVINPVSAATSESCKELGIRFNEVHLDSDKMAALAAYPYEKLGFASIMPYFSVTQEAAAFGCKIDWGDMETMPNQKSTVFSQPDEFKMPEDFLDRIPIKTVLDAIKKLRNKMGKDALIIGKVMGPWTLSYHLHGLEDFLIETITEPDTVREFLNLFKEISIKFAQAQFEAGADVVTIADHATADLVSAKTYKEYLLPVHKEINEYFGKNKMILHCCGYTIDRIPFFAEAGFSLFHFDSKNDIQEAMKAAGTMRLTGCVNNPDILLNGSVDDVKKQVEYILENGIKIVSPECALPLRVKNKNLMAIYETIQNYEQK